A stretch of the Capsicum annuum cultivar UCD-10X-F1 chromosome 10, UCD10Xv1.1, whole genome shotgun sequence genome encodes the following:
- the LOC124887737 gene encoding uncharacterized protein LOC124887737 has protein sequence MNSSPPPYTNTPASTPPDLPDKRTTMEEDAPEKPSFRSVPQGGKEKTSSLQCRKNQRRRHFGRCNSEGMALINRGVRIKKRTIQEESKLGSWSDEDETKEEIEATNMYFMAKGESSKEYACKRYKKEIWVIDCKFYREIIEKKENSCALTKIDGGSIRFGDNGRGNVIGVGSVKLSSSCEFTEVYLVDGLKHNFLNISQLCDAGF, from the exons ATGAACAGCTCACCGCCCCCGTACACAAACACGCCTGCATCGACACCACCAGATCTACCGGACAAGCGTACTACTATGGAAGAAGATGCGCCGGAGAAACCATCTTTTAGATCG gtaccacaaggaggaaaagaaaaaactaGTAGCCTTCAATGCCGCAAAAACCAAAGAAGACGACATTTTGGAAGATGCAATAGTGAAGGAATGGCTCTCATAAATCGtggagtgag AATTAAGAAGAGAACCATCCAGGAAGAATCAAAACTTGGCTcttggagtgatgaagatgaaaccaaagaagaaatagaagccaCTAACATGTATTTCATGGCAAAAGGTGAATCTAGCAAG GAATATGCCTGCAAAAGATATAAGAAGGAAATATGGGTCATTGATTGCAAATTTTATAGAGAAATAatcgaaaagaaagaaaattcatGTGCTCTAACAAAAATAGATGGAGGATCAATCAGATTCGGTGACAACGGTAGAGGCAACGTCATTGGAGTCGGCTCAGTAAAGCTTAGCTCCTCATGTGAGTTTACTGAAGTGTACTTGGTAGATGGCCTTAAGCATAACTTTCTCAACATCAGTCAGCTGTGTGACGCTGGATTTTGA
- the LOC107845718 gene encoding rhodanese-like domain-containing protein 4, chloroplastic isoform X3: MQALNAATLTPLSVISNRRNEPKKFPSFPFKNFPNSTNLSTTLSRNVHGGLMLLSNVFTTGLAKALTYEEALQQSTTSSSASDFDANAFVETLNNFVSDNPLVIAGVAAILALPLVFSQVFGSNKPKSWGVESAKKAYAKLADDVSSELVDLRATVELKQVGSPDIRGLKKKPVTIVYKGEDKPGFLNKLALRFKEPENTTLFILDKFDGNSELVAELVTANSFKAAYAIKDGAEGPRGWKNSGLPWILPKKTFSLDLGVSDALDDLLGDASDAVAVGLGVAAASAFGLLVFSEAETLLQLLGSAALVQLVSTKLLFAEDRKQSLQQVDEFLTKEVSPKELIGDIKYADLKPPTSLIPSQPSGSVKKDETVAKVELSSESTPEVNSVPKPEVTAAALTGITRPLSPYPNLNPFCICGCSIRISNLHLLQCLRKHNVGLADFYIEGLSAPQLPVFVEFEGKFIKV, from the exons ATGCAGGCCCTCAATGCAGCAACATTAACCCCTCTTTCAGTAATTTCTAACAGAAGAAATGAGCCAAAAAAATTTCCATCTTTCCCATTCAAGAACTTTCCTAATTCAACCAACTTAAGCACCACTTTGTCAAGAAATGTGCACGGAGGTCTAATGTTACTTTCCAATGTTTTCACTACTGGTTTAGCCAAAGCATTAACATATGAAGAAGCACTTCAACAATCAACTACTAGCAGTTCTGCTTCTGATTTTGATGCAAATGCATTTGTTGAAACTCTGAACAATTTTGTATCTGATAATCCTTTAGTTATAGCTGGTGTTGCTGCTATTTTGGCTTTGCCGTTGGTTTTCTCTCAAGTGTTTGGTAGTAATAAGCCTAAGTCATGGGGTGTTGAGTCTGCCAAGAAAGCTTATGCAAAATTGGCAGATGATgtgagttcagagttagttgatCTAAGAGCCACTGTGGAATTGAAGCAAGTGGGGAGTCCAGATATAAGGGGTTTGAAGAAGAAGCCTGTTACAATTGTTTATAAAGGAGAAGATAAGCCAGGGTTCTTGAATAAGCTAGCTTTGAGGTTCAAGGAGCCAGAGAATACTACATTGTTCATTCTAGACAA ATTTGATGGGAACTCTGAACTGGTTGCAGAGCTTGTCACAGCAAATAGTTTTAAAGCTGCATATGCAATTAAAGATGGTGCTGAAGGACCCCGAGGATGGAAG AATAGTGGCCTTCCTTGGATACTTCCTAAGAAAACATTTAGTCTGGATCTTGGCGTGTCTGATGCTCTTGATGATCTTCTTGGG GATGCTTCTGATGCTGTCGCCGTAGGTTTAGGTGTTGCCGCAGCTTCCGCGTTTGGACTTTTGGTGTTCTCAGAG GCCGAAACATTACTCCAACTGTTAGGTTCAGCTGCACTTGTCCAACTAGTCAGCACGAAACTTCTATTCGCAGAG GACAGAAAGCAAAGTCTGCAACAAGTTGATGAGTTCCTCACAAAAGAGGTTTCTCCAAAGGAGCTTATAGGTGACATTAAG TATGCTGATCTCAAGCCTCCCACATCGCTGATACCTTCACAACCTAGTGGCAGTGTGAAGAAAGATGAAACAGTAGCCAAGGTAGAATTATCTTCTGAGTCTACTCCAGAAGTCAATTCAGTCCCTAAACCAGAAGTAACAGCAGCAGCACTAACTGGAATTACAAGGCCACTTTCTCCATATCCAAAT ttaaatCCTTTCTGTATTTGTGGTTGCAGTATCCGGATCTCAAACCTCCATCTTCTCCAATGCCTACGCAAGCATAATGTTGGACTTGCAGATTTCTATATCGAAGGTTTATCAGCTCCACAATTGCCAGTTTTTGTAGAATTTGAAGGGAAATTTATAAAAGTATAG
- the LOC107845718 gene encoding rhodanese-like domain-containing protein 4, chloroplastic isoform X1, translating to MQALNAATLTPLSVISNRRNEPKKFPSFPFKNFPNSTNLSTTLSRNVHGGLMLLSNVFTTGLAKALTYEEALQQSTTSSSASDFDANAFVETLNNFVSDNPLVIAGVAAILALPLVFSQVFGSNKPKSWGVESAKKAYAKLADDVSSELVDLRATVELKQVGSPDIRGLKKKPVTIVYKGEDKPGFLNKLALRFKEPENTTLFILDKFDGNSELVAELVTANSFKAAYAIKDGAEGPRGWKNSGLPWILPKKTFSLDLGVSDALDDLLGDASDAVAVGLGVAAASAFGLLVFSEAETLLQLLGSAALVQLVSTKLLFAEDRKQSLQQVDEFLTKEVSPKELIGDIKQIGMALLPVPVTSKTLPEPAETSESVPEVEAASSKVEASVRTLSPYPNYADLKPPTSLIPSQPSGSVKKDETVAKVELSSESTPEVNSVPKPEVTAAALTGITRPLSPYPNLNPFCICGCSIRISNLHLLQCLRKHNVGLADFYIEGLSAPQLPVFVEFEGKFIKV from the exons ATGCAGGCCCTCAATGCAGCAACATTAACCCCTCTTTCAGTAATTTCTAACAGAAGAAATGAGCCAAAAAAATTTCCATCTTTCCCATTCAAGAACTTTCCTAATTCAACCAACTTAAGCACCACTTTGTCAAGAAATGTGCACGGAGGTCTAATGTTACTTTCCAATGTTTTCACTACTGGTTTAGCCAAAGCATTAACATATGAAGAAGCACTTCAACAATCAACTACTAGCAGTTCTGCTTCTGATTTTGATGCAAATGCATTTGTTGAAACTCTGAACAATTTTGTATCTGATAATCCTTTAGTTATAGCTGGTGTTGCTGCTATTTTGGCTTTGCCGTTGGTTTTCTCTCAAGTGTTTGGTAGTAATAAGCCTAAGTCATGGGGTGTTGAGTCTGCCAAGAAAGCTTATGCAAAATTGGCAGATGATgtgagttcagagttagttgatCTAAGAGCCACTGTGGAATTGAAGCAAGTGGGGAGTCCAGATATAAGGGGTTTGAAGAAGAAGCCTGTTACAATTGTTTATAAAGGAGAAGATAAGCCAGGGTTCTTGAATAAGCTAGCTTTGAGGTTCAAGGAGCCAGAGAATACTACATTGTTCATTCTAGACAA ATTTGATGGGAACTCTGAACTGGTTGCAGAGCTTGTCACAGCAAATAGTTTTAAAGCTGCATATGCAATTAAAGATGGTGCTGAAGGACCCCGAGGATGGAAG AATAGTGGCCTTCCTTGGATACTTCCTAAGAAAACATTTAGTCTGGATCTTGGCGTGTCTGATGCTCTTGATGATCTTCTTGGG GATGCTTCTGATGCTGTCGCCGTAGGTTTAGGTGTTGCCGCAGCTTCCGCGTTTGGACTTTTGGTGTTCTCAGAG GCCGAAACATTACTCCAACTGTTAGGTTCAGCTGCACTTGTCCAACTAGTCAGCACGAAACTTCTATTCGCAGAG GACAGAAAGCAAAGTCTGCAACAAGTTGATGAGTTCCTCACAAAAGAGGTTTCTCCAAAGGAGCTTATAGGTGACATTAAG CAAATAGGGATGGCTCTTCTTCCAGTCCCTGTGACTAGCAAAACTCTACCTGAACCTGCAGAGACAAGTGAATCGGTTCCCGAGGTGGAGGCTGCATCATCTAAAGTAGAAGCATCTGTCAGGACACTTTCACCATATCCTAAT TATGCTGATCTCAAGCCTCCCACATCGCTGATACCTTCACAACCTAGTGGCAGTGTGAAGAAAGATGAAACAGTAGCCAAGGTAGAATTATCTTCTGAGTCTACTCCAGAAGTCAATTCAGTCCCTAAACCAGAAGTAACAGCAGCAGCACTAACTGGAATTACAAGGCCACTTTCTCCATATCCAAAT ttaaatCCTTTCTGTATTTGTGGTTGCAGTATCCGGATCTCAAACCTCCATCTTCTCCAATGCCTACGCAAGCATAATGTTGGACTTGCAGATTTCTATATCGAAGGTTTATCAGCTCCACAATTGCCAGTTTTTGTAGAATTTGAAGGGAAATTTATAAAAGTATAG
- the LOC107845718 gene encoding rhodanese-like domain-containing protein 4, chloroplastic isoform X4, whose amino-acid sequence MQALNAATLTPLSVISNRRNEPKKFPSFPFKNFPNSTNLSTTLSRNVHGGLMLLSNVFTTGLAKALTYEEALQQSTTSSSASDFDANAFVETLNNFVSDNPLVIAGVAAILALPLVFSQVFGSNKPKSWGVESAKKAYAKLADDVSSELVDLRATVELKQVGSPDIRGLKKKPVTIVYKGEDKPGFLNKLALRFKEPENTTLFILDKFDGNSELVAELVTANSFKAAYAIKDGAEGPRGWKNSGLPWILPKKTFSLDLGVSDALDDLLGDASDAVAVGLGVAAASAFGLLVFSEAETLLQLLGSAALVQLVSTKLLFAEDRKQSLQQVDEFLTKEVSPKELIGDIKYADLKPPTSLIPSQPSGSVKKDETVAKVELSSESTPEVNSVPKPEVTAAALTGITRPLSPYPNYPDLKPPSSPMPTQA is encoded by the exons ATGCAGGCCCTCAATGCAGCAACATTAACCCCTCTTTCAGTAATTTCTAACAGAAGAAATGAGCCAAAAAAATTTCCATCTTTCCCATTCAAGAACTTTCCTAATTCAACCAACTTAAGCACCACTTTGTCAAGAAATGTGCACGGAGGTCTAATGTTACTTTCCAATGTTTTCACTACTGGTTTAGCCAAAGCATTAACATATGAAGAAGCACTTCAACAATCAACTACTAGCAGTTCTGCTTCTGATTTTGATGCAAATGCATTTGTTGAAACTCTGAACAATTTTGTATCTGATAATCCTTTAGTTATAGCTGGTGTTGCTGCTATTTTGGCTTTGCCGTTGGTTTTCTCTCAAGTGTTTGGTAGTAATAAGCCTAAGTCATGGGGTGTTGAGTCTGCCAAGAAAGCTTATGCAAAATTGGCAGATGATgtgagttcagagttagttgatCTAAGAGCCACTGTGGAATTGAAGCAAGTGGGGAGTCCAGATATAAGGGGTTTGAAGAAGAAGCCTGTTACAATTGTTTATAAAGGAGAAGATAAGCCAGGGTTCTTGAATAAGCTAGCTTTGAGGTTCAAGGAGCCAGAGAATACTACATTGTTCATTCTAGACAA ATTTGATGGGAACTCTGAACTGGTTGCAGAGCTTGTCACAGCAAATAGTTTTAAAGCTGCATATGCAATTAAAGATGGTGCTGAAGGACCCCGAGGATGGAAG AATAGTGGCCTTCCTTGGATACTTCCTAAGAAAACATTTAGTCTGGATCTTGGCGTGTCTGATGCTCTTGATGATCTTCTTGGG GATGCTTCTGATGCTGTCGCCGTAGGTTTAGGTGTTGCCGCAGCTTCCGCGTTTGGACTTTTGGTGTTCTCAGAG GCCGAAACATTACTCCAACTGTTAGGTTCAGCTGCACTTGTCCAACTAGTCAGCACGAAACTTCTATTCGCAGAG GACAGAAAGCAAAGTCTGCAACAAGTTGATGAGTTCCTCACAAAAGAGGTTTCTCCAAAGGAGCTTATAGGTGACATTAAG TATGCTGATCTCAAGCCTCCCACATCGCTGATACCTTCACAACCTAGTGGCAGTGTGAAGAAAGATGAAACAGTAGCCAAGGTAGAATTATCTTCTGAGTCTACTCCAGAAGTCAATTCAGTCCCTAAACCAGAAGTAACAGCAGCAGCACTAACTGGAATTACAAGGCCACTTTCTCCATATCCAAAT TATCCGGATCTCAAACCTCCATCTTCTCCAATGCCTACGCAAGCATAA
- the LOC107845718 gene encoding rhodanese-like domain-containing protein 4, chloroplastic isoform X2: MQALNAATLTPLSVISNRRNEPKKFPSFPFKNFPNSTNLSTTLSRNVHGGLMLLSNVFTTGLAKALTYEEALQQSTTSSSASDFDANAFVETLNNFVSDNPLVIAGVAAILALPLVFSQVFGSNKPKSWGVESAKKAYAKLADDVSSELVDLRATVELKQVGSPDIRGLKKKPVTIVYKGEDKPGFLNKLALRFKEPENTTLFILDKFDGNSELVAELVTANSFKAAYAIKDGAEGPRGWKNSGLPWILPKKTFSLDLGVSDALDDLLGDASDAVAVGLGVAAASAFGLLVFSEAETLLQLLGSAALVQLVSTKLLFAEDRKQSLQQVDEFLTKEVSPKELIGDIKQIGMALLPVPVTSKTLPEPAETSESVPEVEAASSKVEASVRTLSPYPNYADLKPPTSLIPSQPSGSVKKDETVAKVELSSESTPEVNSVPKPEVTAAALTGITRPLSPYPNYPDLKPPSSPMPTQA; this comes from the exons ATGCAGGCCCTCAATGCAGCAACATTAACCCCTCTTTCAGTAATTTCTAACAGAAGAAATGAGCCAAAAAAATTTCCATCTTTCCCATTCAAGAACTTTCCTAATTCAACCAACTTAAGCACCACTTTGTCAAGAAATGTGCACGGAGGTCTAATGTTACTTTCCAATGTTTTCACTACTGGTTTAGCCAAAGCATTAACATATGAAGAAGCACTTCAACAATCAACTACTAGCAGTTCTGCTTCTGATTTTGATGCAAATGCATTTGTTGAAACTCTGAACAATTTTGTATCTGATAATCCTTTAGTTATAGCTGGTGTTGCTGCTATTTTGGCTTTGCCGTTGGTTTTCTCTCAAGTGTTTGGTAGTAATAAGCCTAAGTCATGGGGTGTTGAGTCTGCCAAGAAAGCTTATGCAAAATTGGCAGATGATgtgagttcagagttagttgatCTAAGAGCCACTGTGGAATTGAAGCAAGTGGGGAGTCCAGATATAAGGGGTTTGAAGAAGAAGCCTGTTACAATTGTTTATAAAGGAGAAGATAAGCCAGGGTTCTTGAATAAGCTAGCTTTGAGGTTCAAGGAGCCAGAGAATACTACATTGTTCATTCTAGACAA ATTTGATGGGAACTCTGAACTGGTTGCAGAGCTTGTCACAGCAAATAGTTTTAAAGCTGCATATGCAATTAAAGATGGTGCTGAAGGACCCCGAGGATGGAAG AATAGTGGCCTTCCTTGGATACTTCCTAAGAAAACATTTAGTCTGGATCTTGGCGTGTCTGATGCTCTTGATGATCTTCTTGGG GATGCTTCTGATGCTGTCGCCGTAGGTTTAGGTGTTGCCGCAGCTTCCGCGTTTGGACTTTTGGTGTTCTCAGAG GCCGAAACATTACTCCAACTGTTAGGTTCAGCTGCACTTGTCCAACTAGTCAGCACGAAACTTCTATTCGCAGAG GACAGAAAGCAAAGTCTGCAACAAGTTGATGAGTTCCTCACAAAAGAGGTTTCTCCAAAGGAGCTTATAGGTGACATTAAG CAAATAGGGATGGCTCTTCTTCCAGTCCCTGTGACTAGCAAAACTCTACCTGAACCTGCAGAGACAAGTGAATCGGTTCCCGAGGTGGAGGCTGCATCATCTAAAGTAGAAGCATCTGTCAGGACACTTTCACCATATCCTAAT TATGCTGATCTCAAGCCTCCCACATCGCTGATACCTTCACAACCTAGTGGCAGTGTGAAGAAAGATGAAACAGTAGCCAAGGTAGAATTATCTTCTGAGTCTACTCCAGAAGTCAATTCAGTCCCTAAACCAGAAGTAACAGCAGCAGCACTAACTGGAATTACAAGGCCACTTTCTCCATATCCAAAT TATCCGGATCTCAAACCTCCATCTTCTCCAATGCCTACGCAAGCATAA